In one window of Pseudoalteromonas espejiana DSM 9414 DNA:
- a CDS encoding PhoH family protein, with translation MEKASNLESKMYVLDTNVLLHEPLAYLSFQEHNVVIPMTVLEELDHIKDRKHDVSRDARVAIRGLDEVLKNATPEQMLQGVALPSNKKANANSTGTLIIVNDHLFADSISGLPGDENDHRIINCAVYLQKQHSDSKIVLVTKDINMRLKAKGAGLKYVEDYRTDQLIDDIALLTSGYKKIEGDFWQHVGECKTEQNGRDTFHHVAKNLIPDVFCNEYILDGSEHFAARVKSYDDEHITLKDISVERLMHQQAWGVKPKNIYQGMALDALLDPSIELVILTGPAGCGKTLLALASALEMVIERGIYDKVIVTRNTPEIAESIGFLPGTEEEKMAPWLAAITDTLEVLHKGDENPISSRNYIMEKANVQFKSVNFMRGRSIQNAVVILDESQNLTASQLKTIITRCGEGTKLICSGNLAQIDSNYLTPVTSGLTYIVERFKNFEGSATVNLNGVVRSRLAQFAEENL, from the coding sequence ATGGAAAAAGCTTCGAACCTTGAAAGTAAAATGTATGTGCTAGACACCAATGTATTACTCCACGAACCCCTCGCTTATTTATCTTTCCAAGAACATAACGTTGTTATCCCAATGACTGTTTTAGAAGAGCTGGATCACATAAAGGATAGAAAACACGATGTAAGTCGCGATGCGCGAGTGGCTATTCGTGGCTTAGATGAGGTATTAAAAAACGCCACGCCAGAGCAAATGCTCCAAGGTGTGGCATTGCCAAGTAACAAAAAAGCAAATGCCAATTCAACGGGCACATTGATTATTGTTAACGACCACCTTTTTGCAGATTCTATATCAGGCTTACCTGGAGACGAAAACGATCACCGTATTATAAATTGCGCTGTGTACTTACAAAAACAGCACAGTGATTCAAAAATTGTATTAGTAACCAAAGATATAAACATGCGCCTTAAGGCAAAAGGGGCAGGCCTTAAATATGTAGAAGATTACCGTACAGACCAACTTATTGATGACATTGCACTGTTAACCAGTGGCTATAAAAAAATAGAGGGTGATTTTTGGCAGCATGTAGGGGAGTGCAAAACCGAGCAAAACGGCCGCGATACGTTTCATCATGTTGCTAAAAACTTAATCCCCGATGTGTTTTGTAATGAGTACATACTTGATGGCAGTGAGCATTTTGCAGCACGTGTAAAATCGTATGATGATGAACACATAACGCTAAAAGATATTAGCGTAGAGCGCTTAATGCATCAGCAAGCATGGGGCGTTAAGCCTAAAAATATATACCAAGGTATGGCGCTTGATGCGTTACTTGACCCAAGTATAGAGCTGGTAATACTTACCGGCCCAGCTGGCTGTGGTAAAACATTACTGGCGCTTGCCAGTGCCCTTGAAATGGTAATAGAGCGTGGTATTTACGATAAAGTAATAGTAACGCGTAACACACCAGAAATAGCCGAATCTATCGGTTTTTTACCAGGCACCGAAGAGGAGAAAATGGCGCCTTGGTTAGCGGCAATAACCGATACGTTAGAGGTATTACACAAAGGTGATGAAAACCCTATATCGAGTCGTAATTACATTATGGAAAAGGCCAACGTGCAGTTTAAGTCGGTGAACTTTATGCGGGGGCGCAGCATTCAAAATGCCGTGGTTATTTTAGATGAGAGCCAAAATTTAACGGCATCTCAACTTAAAACTATTATTACCCGCTGTGGCGAGGGTACTAAGCTTATTTGTAGTGGTAACCTCGCGCAAATTGATAGTAACTACTTAACGCCAGTTACTTCGGGCTTAACTTATATTGTTGAGCGTTTTAAAAACTTTGAGGGCAGCGCCACGGTTAATCTAAACGGGGTGGTGCGCAGCCGTTTAGCTCAATTTGCAGAAGAAAATTTATAA
- a CDS encoding diguanylate cyclase domain-containing protein, which translates to MPKKAKILIVDDDPLNRLVLEKTLGQDHDVFLVDSGEKALTFTKSNQVDLIILDVVMPGIDGYEVLVQLKENPITQSIPIIFISANNSHTDEAKGLELGAMDYITKPFNASIVKVRVRNQLLIKQKNDLLEMLASIDGLTEIPNRRYLDENLSREWRRSKRNGSCLSVLLMDIDHFKRYNDCYGHRAGDECLKQVAQALAAQCERSTDFIARYGGEEFAAVLPDVNKQQAQAFAQKLRKAVHDLNIEHKASLNAEHITISIGIASMENGNASAEQALLEQADLGLYAAKDAGRDQVFAVNL; encoded by the coding sequence ATGCCGAAAAAAGCTAAAATATTGATTGTTGATGACGATCCATTAAATAGGCTAGTGCTTGAAAAAACATTGGGTCAAGATCACGACGTATTTTTAGTTGATAGCGGCGAAAAAGCACTCACTTTTACTAAATCTAATCAAGTGGACTTAATCATACTCGATGTAGTGATGCCAGGTATTGATGGTTATGAAGTGCTTGTACAGCTAAAAGAAAACCCGATTACTCAATCTATTCCTATTATTTTTATATCTGCCAATAATAGCCATACAGACGAAGCTAAAGGACTTGAACTTGGCGCAATGGATTACATAACCAAACCATTTAATGCATCCATAGTAAAAGTGCGAGTGCGTAATCAGTTACTTATTAAGCAAAAAAATGATTTGCTTGAAATGCTTGCCTCTATTGATGGCTTAACGGAAATCCCTAACAGGCGCTACCTAGACGAAAACCTCTCGCGTGAGTGGCGTAGAAGCAAGCGCAATGGTTCGTGCTTATCTGTTTTGTTAATGGATATCGATCATTTTAAGCGTTACAACGACTGTTATGGGCATCGTGCTGGTGATGAATGTTTGAAGCAAGTGGCCCAAGCGCTCGCTGCTCAATGTGAGCGAAGTACTGACTTTATAGCGCGCTATGGTGGTGAAGAGTTTGCTGCAGTCTTACCTGATGTGAATAAACAACAAGCACAGGCATTTGCACAAAAATTAAGAAAAGCGGTTCATGATCTTAATATAGAACATAAAGCGTCTTTAAATGCAGAGCACATAACGATAAGTATTGGTATCGCGAGTATGGAAAACGGCAATGCAAGTGCAGAGCAAGCTTTACTAGAACAAGCAGATTTAGGTTTATACGCCGCGAAAGATGCAGGGCGAGATCAAGTTTTCGCTGTTAATTTGTAG
- a CDS encoding DUF3192 domain-containing protein encodes MKKSLLAAALIAPFLTGCVIAVSDGEADSHWAGSGSSSWQHHHKKNREVIADLKMDSSYQSVLAQLKTPSFTELLKKDDDVYQVLFYATHSIHSDSKTTKDECTPLVFKNDKLVGVGESALNMIAK; translated from the coding sequence ATGAAAAAATCTTTATTAGCTGCTGCACTTATCGCCCCATTTTTAACCGGTTGTGTTATTGCCGTATCAGATGGCGAAGCCGATTCACATTGGGCAGGCAGTGGCTCTTCTAGCTGGCAACATCATCATAAAAAGAACCGTGAAGTGATTGCCGACTTAAAAATGGATAGCAGCTACCAGTCGGTGTTAGCACAATTAAAAACACCTAGCTTTACTGAGCTACTAAAAAAAGACGACGATGTATACCAAGTTCTTTTTTATGCTACCCACAGTATTCACTCTGATAGCAAAACTACAAAAGATGAATGCACACCGCTAGTATTTAAGAATGATAAATTAGTAGGTGTTGGTGAAAGTGCTTTAAACATGATTGCAAAATAA
- a CDS encoding D-2-hydroxyacid dehydrogenase produces MKITILDNATLAKTSLTCIEELGELTTYELTSPEQVVEHSQGADVLITNKVVLNRDTISQLKQLKLICVSATGTNNVDLKAAEEFGIAVTNVAGYSTPSVVQHTFSLVTNLLGNTHRYQADCQQGAWQKSEMFCRLDYSFNDLQGKTFAIIGGGTLGKGVANVAQAFGATVVIAERKGAPCREGRTAFEEVLKTADIISVHCPLSDETRDLISLAELKMMKPSAIIINTARGGIINEADLTTALEQNLIAGAGVDVLTKEPAEHTNPLANYTGNNLLLTPHIAWASTESIVRLINEVSLNITAFSNNEARNRLV; encoded by the coding sequence ATGAAAATCACCATTCTCGATAACGCCACTTTAGCTAAAACATCTTTAACCTGTATTGAAGAATTAGGCGAGCTCACTACCTATGAGCTCACATCGCCAGAACAAGTTGTAGAACACAGCCAAGGCGCTGATGTGCTTATTACCAATAAGGTGGTATTAAATCGTGACACCATTAGCCAACTTAAACAGCTAAAATTAATTTGTGTAAGCGCAACAGGTACTAATAACGTAGATTTAAAAGCCGCTGAAGAATTTGGAATTGCCGTAACAAATGTTGCTGGTTACTCAACGCCTTCTGTTGTGCAGCATACCTTCTCGTTAGTTACTAACTTACTTGGCAACACACACCGCTACCAAGCTGACTGCCAGCAAGGTGCATGGCAAAAAAGCGAGATGTTTTGTAGATTAGACTACAGCTTTAACGATTTACAAGGCAAAACCTTTGCCATTATTGGCGGCGGTACACTCGGTAAAGGGGTGGCTAACGTAGCGCAAGCATTTGGTGCCACAGTAGTGATAGCTGAGCGCAAAGGTGCCCCATGTAGAGAAGGTCGCACGGCATTTGAAGAAGTTCTAAAAACAGCCGATATTATCAGCGTACACTGCCCGCTTAGCGATGAAACCCGCGACTTAATATCCCTTGCAGAACTTAAAATGATGAAGCCAAGCGCTATTATTATTAACACAGCCCGCGGCGGAATTATTAACGAAGCTGATTTAACCACAGCACTTGAGCAAAACTTAATTGCGGGTGCCGGCGTTGATGTGCTGACCAAAGAGCCTGCAGAGCATACAAACCCACTTGCTAATTATACAGGTAACAACCTATTACTTACTCCGCATATTGCATGGGCAAGTACTGAGTCTATTGTGCGTTTAATTAACGAGGTTAGCTTAAATATAACTGCATTTAGCAACAACGAGGCACGTAATCGCTTAGTTTAA
- a CDS encoding lysophospholipid acyltransferase family protein, protein MSELEDKYADIRPYNDDEVAASLARLINDNAFIDVIAKYNLPRFISAMPFIARTLVRSQLRKKWGKFTTVEDVQNEVAQYLDKLVKRTTSKVTFSGLDKLDPQQAYLFISNHRDIVLDPALVNWGLYQHKMKTVRIAIGDNLLQIPYITELMRLNKSFIVKRSAKAPKEMLKALTQLSSYIYDSLTAGNSIWIAQKEGRAKDGFDQTDPALLKMLQLNGRKQKKEFGEYIKELKIVPVSISYQYEPCAIAKAKELYHKQHHGEYVKSAGEDIASIVEGFSTAKGHVHLAFGKPIDTDCNDADELAQTIDKQIVDSFYLHPGNYIAGGCKQAVIDEPDTATFEQRLALVPEELKPLVLAMYAKPFQRKTQISEELK, encoded by the coding sequence ATGAGTGAATTAGAAGATAAGTACGCAGACATAAGACCATACAACGACGATGAAGTTGCGGCCTCGTTAGCGCGGTTAATTAACGATAACGCGTTTATTGATGTAATAGCTAAGTACAATTTACCACGCTTTATATCCGCTATGCCTTTTATTGCTCGCACACTGGTGAGAAGCCAGTTACGAAAAAAATGGGGCAAATTTACAACCGTTGAAGATGTGCAAAACGAAGTTGCGCAGTATTTAGATAAGCTTGTTAAGCGCACCACATCTAAAGTAACGTTTTCGGGACTTGATAAGCTAGACCCACAGCAGGCTTACTTATTTATATCAAACCACCGTGACATAGTGCTTGACCCTGCACTTGTAAACTGGGGTTTATATCAGCATAAAATGAAAACAGTACGTATAGCCATTGGTGATAACCTATTGCAAATTCCGTACATCACAGAGCTTATGCGGTTAAATAAAAGCTTTATTGTAAAGCGCTCAGCTAAAGCACCAAAAGAGATGCTTAAAGCACTTACGCAGTTGTCATCTTATATTTATGACTCTTTAACCGCTGGAAACTCTATCTGGATTGCACAAAAAGAAGGGCGTGCTAAAGATGGATTTGATCAAACAGATCCGGCGCTGTTAAAAATGCTTCAACTTAATGGGCGCAAGCAAAAGAAAGAGTTTGGTGAATACATTAAAGAGCTTAAAATTGTTCCTGTGTCTATTTCGTATCAGTACGAGCCATGCGCTATTGCAAAAGCAAAAGAGCTTTATCATAAACAGCACCACGGCGAATATGTAAAATCAGCCGGTGAAGATATAGCCAGTATTGTTGAAGGTTTCAGCACAGCTAAAGGGCATGTACATTTAGCATTCGGAAAGCCTATTGATACTGACTGTAATGATGCAGATGAGCTTGCGCAAACAATTGATAAACAAATTGTAGACTCGTTTTATTTGCACCCAGGAAACTACATTGCTGGTGGCTGCAAACAAGCTGTTATTGATGAACCCGACACCGCTACTTTTGAGCAGCGTTTAGCACTTGTGCCAGAAGAATTAAAACCGCTAGTTTTGGCTATGTATGCAAAGCCATTTCAACGCAAAACGCAAATAAGTGAAGAGCTCAAGTAG
- a CDS encoding PAS domain-containing hybrid sensor histidine kinase/response regulator → MKFLPLKDYYRSLFVALFVPLFVAFLLCLHLYNIKVDRAVEKRQADFEQVSAQVTHIMSSVNDFFDNAFILYQQPAFEHFNQNLLEGISQYDNYYYRHFSERGGEIVGKGQFTFSNRALIQWQQASALSPTFNTALSLMQSLSAVAYVDEAGFAYVVRRNKSQSAMLTEILNGNFKPSFTPGQLTSSPIVKIRDSAYFAIGRKRQPNSSDYIILIYDVETMSSWLKKVAPSVGEYVFMNQSHQVIASSVNQLNEATALKDYWPQLSHDDQSLNTKHKTEAQFFMQAMGNLPIHAAFYEPQIKVITPIRYEVLLEFVFLTLFLSLMFAVFFWLSQRIFISPMTHLMQYFEQNDNPKATLSNYHIPINWQPWFSKVKHVFDKNKQLVESLQVANKELDEQLQLQSQKLKRSYEAKERHLALLNTMLNSVPDLIYFKNIDGSFLGCNKAFEAYVGKEQATLVGKRIEDLDSDDLQLSLLEKQVLQTKSSIQQRIDSADKSYQLTIAPFYNEHQHLLGTMGIGRDITQQQQTLSALKASESKFRSAIEFAANSVVLLSLEHTILQVNKAARKLFSQQDILTGEPLKMLFDEAQWQEIKSTLSKLLDDKKRVYHLTLSQGKLASWLQLSVSLVWDENRDPSYYVIHIQDISALTKAKHDAERATIAKSRFIANLSHEIRTPLNAVLGLLDMIVEQGLTNKQLSQTKQAKNAAQSLLLMLNRMLDFARVESAQAQLKLVPFCLVELIDICESLTAPLCQNKGLTFNIEIDPLITPALIGDSIRLQQILGNLLTNAVKFTDKGSITLKMQLEENDTLEQQRICFHVIDSGVGIAKADQRRLFDAFTQGDESSTRIHQGVGLGLAIVKHGVALMGGEIAINSDKGKGCEFYFTLSLAVDNTKNTEFLPNTLAIVSDETQQLNEVVNAYSQLQAINLEDALRYPIKLADAQQLIVDETTLSELLSIESINETLTSNSYPVVVINHEHTLALPNTTKINAQHVKATALTQRLFNLNANKGRELIKPHEKIEEIKKDVSGLLIMAVDDNPLNLEIIGSVLKQAHVNVITVTNAPDAIELLQTLKPDLILMDVQMPHIDGCQATQLIRQQFDARQLPIFALTAHCEPADVERSLNSGMNKHLTKPVVASVLLDAIRDVDFAKPKFYDQTFALTQFNFDENLLATMVGKFARLCETQLEQIEENTQKDEVVRLVHSIKGVAGNLGFIRLSLCAKQCETHLKTTNEPIQQTLKELVVQLKQVIIFIETLGGRDAEKS, encoded by the coding sequence TTGAAATTTCTACCTCTTAAAGACTATTACCGCTCCCTGTTTGTTGCACTATTTGTTCCATTGTTTGTGGCTTTTTTATTGTGCCTGCATTTATATAACATCAAAGTTGATCGGGCTGTAGAAAAGCGCCAAGCCGATTTTGAGCAAGTATCAGCGCAAGTTACCCATATAATGAGTTCGGTTAACGACTTTTTTGATAATGCATTTATTTTATACCAGCAACCTGCGTTTGAGCATTTTAATCAAAATTTACTTGAAGGAATAAGCCAGTACGATAATTACTATTATCGCCACTTTAGTGAGCGCGGTGGTGAAATAGTTGGTAAGGGGCAATTTACATTTTCAAATAGGGCATTAATACAGTGGCAGCAAGCCAGTGCGCTTAGCCCAACTTTTAATACAGCATTATCGTTAATGCAGTCTTTATCAGCGGTAGCGTATGTTGATGAAGCTGGTTTTGCCTACGTTGTAAGGCGTAATAAAAGCCAAAGCGCCATGCTAACTGAAATTTTAAACGGAAATTTTAAGCCGTCCTTTACTCCTGGACAGCTAACCTCTAGCCCTATTGTAAAAATACGCGACAGCGCCTACTTTGCCATTGGGCGTAAAAGGCAGCCAAACTCATCCGACTATATAATTTTAATATACGATGTAGAAACCATGTCTAGCTGGCTTAAAAAGGTCGCACCGAGTGTGGGTGAGTATGTGTTTATGAACCAATCTCACCAGGTTATAGCCAGTTCGGTTAATCAGCTTAATGAAGCAACAGCGTTAAAAGATTATTGGCCGCAATTGAGTCATGACGATCAATCTTTGAATACTAAACATAAAACTGAAGCCCAATTTTTTATGCAAGCTATGGGTAACTTGCCTATACATGCCGCGTTTTATGAACCGCAGATAAAAGTAATTACGCCAATAAGGTACGAAGTACTTTTAGAGTTTGTATTTTTAACATTATTTTTAAGCTTAATGTTTGCGGTGTTTTTTTGGTTGAGCCAGCGCATATTTATTAGCCCTATGACCCATTTAATGCAATATTTTGAGCAAAATGATAATCCCAAAGCCACATTATCTAACTATCACATTCCTATAAATTGGCAGCCTTGGTTTTCAAAAGTTAAGCATGTGTTTGATAAAAACAAGCAGCTAGTTGAGTCGTTGCAAGTTGCCAACAAAGAGCTTGATGAACAACTGCAGTTACAATCTCAAAAGCTAAAGCGGAGTTACGAAGCTAAAGAGCGGCATTTAGCGCTATTAAATACAATGCTTAACAGCGTGCCAGACCTTATATATTTTAAAAATATAGATGGCTCATTTTTAGGTTGTAACAAAGCATTTGAGGCCTACGTAGGTAAAGAGCAGGCAACTTTAGTTGGCAAACGTATAGAAGACTTAGATAGCGACGATTTACAACTAAGCCTACTTGAAAAACAAGTGCTGCAAACCAAAAGTAGTATTCAACAGCGCATAGATAGTGCTGATAAATCGTACCAATTAACAATAGCGCCGTTTTATAACGAGCATCAGCATTTATTAGGCACAATGGGTATAGGGCGCGATATAACACAGCAGCAACAAACCTTATCGGCGTTAAAAGCATCAGAGTCTAAATTTAGAAGTGCGATAGAATTTGCTGCAAATAGTGTGGTGCTACTTTCGCTTGAACATACCATTTTACAGGTTAATAAAGCCGCCAGAAAGCTATTCTCACAGCAAGATATTTTAACTGGCGAGCCACTAAAAATGTTGTTTGATGAAGCGCAGTGGCAAGAAATTAAAAGCACATTATCTAAACTATTAGATGATAAAAAACGGGTTTACCATTTAACACTATCGCAAGGAAAGCTAGCAAGTTGGTTACAGCTAAGTGTTTCACTAGTGTGGGATGAAAATCGCGACCCTTCGTATTATGTAATTCATATTCAAGATATTAGTGCACTTACAAAAGCGAAGCATGATGCTGAACGCGCCACCATAGCTAAAAGCCGTTTTATTGCTAACTTAAGCCACGAAATAAGAACACCGCTTAACGCAGTGCTTGGCTTGTTAGATATGATTGTTGAGCAGGGCTTAACCAATAAACAGCTGTCACAAACCAAACAAGCTAAAAATGCAGCGCAAAGCCTGCTGTTAATGCTCAATAGAATGTTAGATTTTGCCCGGGTAGAAAGCGCGCAAGCGCAGCTTAAGCTTGTGCCATTTTGTTTAGTTGAACTGATTGATATCTGCGAGAGCCTAACGGCGCCGCTATGCCAAAATAAAGGGCTAACTTTTAATATCGAAATAGACCCTCTAATTACCCCTGCACTTATTGGTGATTCAATACGCTTACAGCAAATATTAGGTAACCTACTGACTAATGCCGTTAAATTTACCGATAAGGGCAGCATAACCTTAAAAATGCAGCTTGAAGAAAATGACACCCTAGAGCAGCAACGTATTTGTTTTCATGTGATAGACAGTGGCGTAGGTATTGCTAAAGCGGACCAAAGACGATTATTTGATGCCTTTACACAAGGCGATGAGTCTTCAACACGCATTCACCAAGGGGTTGGTTTAGGGCTCGCTATAGTTAAGCACGGTGTGGCTTTAATGGGCGGAGAAATTGCCATTAATAGTGATAAAGGTAAAGGGTGTGAGTTTTACTTTACTCTTTCACTTGCGGTCGATAACACTAAAAATACCGAATTTTTACCTAATACCTTAGCAATTGTTAGCGATGAAACGCAGCAATTGAATGAAGTTGTTAATGCGTACTCGCAATTGCAGGCTATTAACCTAGAGGATGCTCTTCGCTATCCTATTAAGCTTGCAGATGCGCAGCAGTTAATTGTTGATGAAACAACGTTAAGTGAATTATTAAGTATTGAGTCTATAAACGAAACACTTACTTCAAACTCTTACCCTGTGGTTGTTATTAACCACGAACACACCTTAGCTTTGCCAAATACAACAAAAATTAATGCGCAGCATGTTAAAGCAACGGCGTTAACTCAACGTTTGTTTAACCTAAATGCTAACAAAGGACGTGAGTTAATAAAGCCGCATGAAAAAATTGAGGAAATAAAAAAGGATGTATCGGGTCTTCTTATTATGGCGGTTGACGATAACCCTTTAAATTTAGAAATTATTGGTAGTGTTCTAAAACAAGCGCACGTTAATGTAATAACAGTAACCAATGCACCTGATGCAATAGAGCTATTACAAACATTAAAACCTGATTTAATTTTAATGGATGTGCAAATGCCGCATATTGATGGCTGCCAAGCTACGCAGTTAATTCGCCAACAGTTTGACGCCCGCCAACTGCCTATTTTTGCGTTAACTGCGCATTGCGAACCTGCAGATGTTGAACGATCTTTAAATAGTGGCATGAACAAGCATTTAACTAAGCCAGTTGTTGCATCGGTATTGCTTGACGCAATAAGGGATGTGGACTTTGCTAAGCCTAAGTTTTACGACCAAACATTTGCACTAACACAATTTAATTTTGACGAGAACTTACTAGCCACTATGGTTGGTAAATTTGCAAGACTATGTGAAACCCAACTTGAGCAAATTGAAGAGAATACTCAAAAAGATGAGGTGGTACGCTTAGTGCATAGTATAAAAGGGGTTGCAGGAAACTTAGGATTTATAAGGCTTTCACTGTGTGCAAAACAATGTGAAACGCACCTTAAAACCACAAATGAACCTATTCAGCAAACTTTAAAAGAGCTAGTAGTACAGTTAAAGCAAGTGATCATTTTTATTGAAACCTTAGGGGGGCGGGATGCCGAAAAAAGCTAA
- a CDS encoding DUF1289 domain-containing protein, with amino-acid sequence MQQIEIFDIPSPCKSICQVNNRGYCKGCYRSRDERFNWNTLTNAQKKKVLSLCQQRYKRYLQKRQQAQQQSTIEKQQGFEF; translated from the coding sequence ATGCAACAAATTGAAATATTTGATATTCCCAGTCCTTGTAAAAGTATTTGCCAAGTAAATAACCGAGGGTATTGTAAAGGTTGTTACCGAAGCCGCGATGAACGCTTTAACTGGAATACGCTTACCAATGCACAAAAAAAGAAGGTATTGAGCCTATGCCAACAACGTTACAAGCGTTATTTACAAAAACGCCAGCAAGCACAACAGCAATCAACTATTGAAAAACAACAAGGGTTTGAATTTTAA